From the Deinococcus sonorensis KR-87 genome, the window GTGGTTTCTGGTCGTGTGACGCGCGTCACCGACTTCGGGGCATTCATTCAGTTCGACAACGGCGAGACGGGGCTGGTGCACATCTCGCAGATTGCCCACAGCTTCGTGCGGAACATCCACGACCACGTGCGCGAGGGCGAGACCATCGAGGTCAAGGTGCTGGGCCGTGACGAGCGTGGCCGCCTGGACCTCTCGATCAAGGAACTGCTGGAGGAGCCGGAGGAGATTCCGCGTCCGCGCGCCATCGGCCGCCAGAGCCCGCAGTTCGAGGCCAAGCTGCGCAGCTTCATGCGCGACGCCAAGGAGCGCGGCCCGGGCAGCGGCGGCAAGAAGGGCGGCCCCAGCAGCACCAGCACCAAGCGCAAGAAGTAAGGCGGTACAGACGTGGCGGTCAGGCTCCCCCTCCGGGATGCCTGACCGCCTTGCTGTGGTGCTCAGTTCTGCGAGGTGATGAACGGCAGGTTGCGGTCGAACTGGCTGCGGTCCAGGCCGTAACCGTACACGAACGCGTCGGGAATGGTGAAGCCCAGGTAGTCCACCGGCACCTCGATGCGGCGGCGCGACGGCTTGCTCAGCAGCGCCGCCACCTTCAGGCTGGCGGGGCCGCGGCCACCCAGGTACTGCAGCAGGTAATGCATGGTGATCCCGGTGTCCACGATGTCCTCGACCAGCAGCACGTGCCGGCCCGACAGCGGAAAGTTCAGATCCTTGACCAGCCGCACCTCGCCGCTCGACTGTTTGGCGTCGCCGTAGCTGCTGGTCTGCAGAAAGTCGACGCTCAGCGGCATGTCTACGGCACGCACCAGATCGGCATGGAACATGAACGCCCCGTTCAGCACGCAGATCAGGTGCGGCTCCTTGCCCTCGTAATCCCGCCGGATCTGGGCGCCCAGCTCCTGAATGCGGGCCTGCAACTGCTCTTCGGTGATCTGCACCGGGCCTTCACCGGGTTTCATCCTGCCAGTCATGGACGGTAGGTTAACACGCGGCTGCGGTGCCCGGTGAGGACGTCCGGCCCCTGGGCGGCACTCTATACTCCGGCCATGAACGTTGCCGCTGTGGAGGGAGTGCTGGGCCAGATCGTGCGGGAGCGCTCGGCCGATTATCAGGGCCGCGAGACCGAGCCGGGTCCGGCCCGGCCACGCATCCGCCGCTTCGAGGCAGCGCTGCGGGCCCCGGGCCTGTCGCTGATCGCAGAGGTCAAGCAGGCCAGCCCCAGCCAGGGCCACATCGCAGCGCTGGACCCGTTGCAGGCGGCGTTGGCCTATCAGGCGGGCGGTGCGGCGGCGTTGAGCGTGCTGACCGAGCCGCGCCACTTCGGAGGCAGTCAGGAGGCGCTGCAGACGGTGGTGGCGGGCGCGGCGCTGCCGGCGTTGCGTAAGGATTTCGTGGTGCATCCGGCGATGCTGCTGGAGGCCGCCGAGTGGGGTGCCTCGGCCGCGCTCCTGATGGTGAGCGTGCTGGGCGAGCAGTTGCCGGACTACCTGCAGCGGGCCCACCATCTGGGGCTGGACGCGCTGGTGGAGGTACACGACGAGGCCGAGTTGCGGCTTGCGCTGGATGCTGGCGCCGAGATCATCGGCGTGAACAACCGTGACCTGCGGTCCCTGCAGATTGACCTGGAGAACTCGCCGCGCCTGATCCG encodes:
- a CDS encoding S1 RNA-binding domain-containing protein → MQLDSGAVVSGRVTRVTDFGAFIQFDNGETGLVHISQIAHSFVRNIHDHVREGETIEVKVLGRDERGRLDLSIKELLEEPEEIPRPRAIGRQSPQFEAKLRSFMRDAKERGPGSGGKKGGPSSTSTKRKK
- the hpt gene encoding hypoxanthine phosphoribosyltransferase encodes the protein MTGRMKPGEGPVQITEEQLQARIQELGAQIRRDYEGKEPHLICVLNGAFMFHADLVRAVDMPLSVDFLQTSSYGDAKQSSGEVRLVKDLNFPLSGRHVLLVEDIVDTGITMHYLLQYLGGRGPASLKVAALLSKPSRRRIEVPVDYLGFTIPDAFVYGYGLDRSQFDRNLPFITSQN
- the trpC gene encoding indole-3-glycerol phosphate synthase TrpC — protein: MNVAAVEGVLGQIVRERSADYQGRETEPGPARPRIRRFEAALRAPGLSLIAEVKQASPSQGHIAALDPLQAALAYQAGGAAALSVLTEPRHFGGSQEALQTVVAGAALPALRKDFVVHPAMLLEAAEWGASAALLMVSVLGEQLPDYLQRAHHLGLDALVEVHDEAELRLALDAGAEIIGVNNRDLRSLQIDLENSPRLIRQARAAGFQGLLVAESGYRTRADLDTVRALADAVLVGSSLAGSGDLGRAVRELLA